One segment of Solanum stenotomum isolate F172 chromosome 1, ASM1918654v1, whole genome shotgun sequence DNA contains the following:
- the LOC125853449 gene encoding bZIP transcription factor 53-like, protein MSPLRQSASSSASDDDQRYAGMDEKKRKRMISNRESARRSRMKKQKLLQDLTGEVNRLQSANKNIVSKIDETTERYAICAAQNNVLRAQAMELTDRLRYLNDVIDSTGLAAGVADPLLKPLQNPCPMQPIASSGLFKF, encoded by the coding sequence atgtcacctTTAAGGCAGAGTGCTAGTTCATCTGCATCAGATGATGATCAAAGGTATGCAGGAATGGatgagaagaagaggaaaaggatGATTTCCAACAGGGAATCTGCGAGGCGATCGAGGATGAAGAAGCAGAAGCTTCTGCAAGATTTGACAGGGGAAGTGAACAGATTACAGTCTGCAAATAAGAATATTGTGTCTAAGATTGACGAGACAACAGAAAGATATGCAATTTGTGCTGCACAGAATAATGTGTTGAGGGCACAGGCAATGGAATTGACTGATAGGCTCAGGTATTTAAATGATGTTATTGACAGTACTGGTTTGGCTGCTGGTGTTGCTGATCCTTTGTTGAAGCCATTGCAGAATCCTTGTCCAATGCAGCCTATTGCTTCTTCAGgattgtttaaattttaa